From a region of the Natator depressus isolate rNatDep1 chromosome 15, rNatDep2.hap1, whole genome shotgun sequence genome:
- the GUCD1 gene encoding protein GUCD1 isoform X2, which produces MRSLRHSQALTGLQPLPAIVLYTPAVVHTVITNTAADYVQLQVPVIQQLYHWDCGLACSRMALQYLNRLNDEEFQKAIRELRLTKSIWTIDLAYLMRHFGVKHRFCTQTLGVDKGYKNQSFYRKHFDTEENRVNQLFAQAKASKVLVEKCTVTVQDIQEHLSQGHVAIVLVNAVLLLCELCSSPVKYCCFLPIGQKCFCRNPDYQGHFIVLCGYNKASGSVYYNNPAYADRTCSTSISNFEEARTSYGTDEDILFIYTDS; this is translated from the exons ATGAGAAGTTTGAGGCATTCGCAGGCCCTGACTGGTCTGCAACCCTTGCCGGCAATAGTCCTCTACACACCCGCTGTTGTGCACACTGTGATCACTAATACAGCAG CTGACTATGTCCAGTTGCAAGTGCCAGTTATTCAGCAGTTGTACCATTGGGACTGTGGGCTAGCCTGCTCCAGGATGGCATTGCA GTACCTGAATCGTTTGAATGATGAGGAATTTCAGAAAGCCATCCGGGAACTCCGGTTAACAAAGAGTATCTGGACCATTGACTTGGCCTACCTAATGCGGCACTTTGGTGTTAAGCATAGGTTCTGCACACAGACACTTGGAGTGGACAAGGGCTATAAAAATCAG TCATTCTACAGGAAACACTTTGATACGGAAGAGAACAGAGTGAACCAGCTGTTCGCCCAAGCCAAAGCCAGCAAGGTGCTGGTGGAGAAGTG CACAGTGACTGTCCAGGACATTCAGGAGCACCTGTCCCAAGGTCATGTAGCCATTGTCCTGGTGAATGCAGTCTTGTTACTGTGTGAACTTTGCTCAAGTCCTGTCAAATATTGCTGTTTCCTGCCTATTGGCCAGAAGTGCTTCTGCAGGAATCCTGACTACCAGGGCCATTTCATTGTGTTGTGTGGCTACAACAAAGCCTCAGGGAGTGTCTACTACAACAACCCTGCCTATGCTGACC gaACATGCAGCACCAGCATCAGTAACTTTGAGGAAGCCAGGACAAGTTACGGCACAGATGAGGATATCCTGTTTATCTACACGGACAGCTGA
- the GUCD1 gene encoding protein GUCD1 isoform X1, which produces MKSPKEAADSEPPSADYVQLQVPVIQQLYHWDCGLACSRMALQYLNRLNDEEFQKAIRELRLTKSIWTIDLAYLMRHFGVKHRFCTQTLGVDKGYKNQSFYRKHFDTEENRVNQLFAQAKASKVLVEKCTVTVQDIQEHLSQGHVAIVLVNAVLLLCELCSSPVKYCCFLPIGQKCFCRNPDYQGHFIVLCGYNKASGSVYYNNPAYADRTCSTSISNFEEARTSYGTDEDILFIYTDS; this is translated from the exons ATGAAAAGCCCCAAGGAGGCCGCGGACTCGGAGCCGCCCTCAG CTGACTATGTCCAGTTGCAAGTGCCAGTTATTCAGCAGTTGTACCATTGGGACTGTGGGCTAGCCTGCTCCAGGATGGCATTGCA GTACCTGAATCGTTTGAATGATGAGGAATTTCAGAAAGCCATCCGGGAACTCCGGTTAACAAAGAGTATCTGGACCATTGACTTGGCCTACCTAATGCGGCACTTTGGTGTTAAGCATAGGTTCTGCACACAGACACTTGGAGTGGACAAGGGCTATAAAAATCAG TCATTCTACAGGAAACACTTTGATACGGAAGAGAACAGAGTGAACCAGCTGTTCGCCCAAGCCAAAGCCAGCAAGGTGCTGGTGGAGAAGTG CACAGTGACTGTCCAGGACATTCAGGAGCACCTGTCCCAAGGTCATGTAGCCATTGTCCTGGTGAATGCAGTCTTGTTACTGTGTGAACTTTGCTCAAGTCCTGTCAAATATTGCTGTTTCCTGCCTATTGGCCAGAAGTGCTTCTGCAGGAATCCTGACTACCAGGGCCATTTCATTGTGTTGTGTGGCTACAACAAAGCCTCAGGGAGTGTCTACTACAACAACCCTGCCTATGCTGACC gaACATGCAGCACCAGCATCAGTAACTTTGAGGAAGCCAGGACAAGTTACGGCACAGATGAGGATATCCTGTTTATCTACACGGACAGCTGA
- the SNRPD3 gene encoding small nuclear ribonucleoprotein Sm D3 — MSIGVPIKVLHEAEGHIVTCETNTGEVYRGKLIEAEDNMNCQMSNITVTYRDGRVAQLEQVYIRGSKIRFLILPDMLKNAPMLKSMKNKNQGSGAGRGKAAILKAQVAARGRGRGMGRGNIFQKRR; from the exons ATGTCCATCGGAGTGCCAATTAAAGTGCTGCATGAGGCAGAGGGCCACATCGTGACATGTGAGACCAATACAGGGGAAGTGTACCGTGGCAAACTCATTGAGGCTGAGGACAACATGAACTGCCAG ATGTCCAACATAACAGTGACATACAGAGATGGGAGAGTGGCACAGCTGGAGCAGGTGTACATTAGGGGTAGCAAGATACGGTTCCTCATTTTGCCCGATATGTTGAAAAATGCTCCTATGTTAAAGAGTATGAAGAATAAAAACCAGGGTTCTGGGGCTGGACGAGGCAAAGCAGCTATTCTCAAAGCCCAAG tggctGCAAGAGGAAGAGGTCGTGGAATGGGCCGTGGCAACATTTTCCAGAAGCGAAGATAA